The following are from one region of the Mesorhizobium sp. B2-8-5 genome:
- a CDS encoding aldose 1-epimerase family protein, whose translation MEQLTLHADGISATVVGQGAELVSLRDGDGTELLWQAGPVWRRHSPVLFPIVGRLKGDQLRHRGQTYPMTQHGFARDRRFAWAEQGPTSCTLVLTDDAETRTHYPFAFRLAIGYELKPRQLGVTFEVTNMGDEPLPASIGAHPAFNWPLLPELPKEAYRLTFADNEPAPVRRLKDGLLRPDPQPTPIEGKTLPLSEKLFDDDAVILDRPASTSVRYAVGRGPAIEVSWQGFNELGIWSKPGGAPFLCIEPWHGIASPVDFDGEFADKPGVMLIEPAGRRVLSYRIGLSREP comes from the coding sequence ATGGAACAACTGACGCTTCACGCTGACGGCATTTCGGCGACCGTCGTCGGGCAGGGGGCCGAGCTGGTCTCGCTGCGCGATGGCGACGGCACCGAGCTTCTGTGGCAGGCAGGCCCCGTCTGGCGCCGTCATTCGCCGGTCCTGTTCCCGATCGTCGGCCGGCTCAAAGGCGACCAACTGCGGCATCGCGGCCAAACCTATCCGATGACGCAGCACGGCTTTGCCCGCGACCGGCGCTTTGCCTGGGCGGAGCAGGGGCCGACCTCCTGCACATTGGTGCTGACGGATGATGCCGAGACGCGAACGCACTATCCCTTCGCCTTTCGCCTGGCCATCGGCTACGAGCTGAAACCCCGGCAGCTCGGCGTGACCTTCGAGGTCACCAACATGGGCGACGAGCCGTTGCCCGCCTCGATCGGCGCGCATCCGGCGTTCAATTGGCCGCTGCTGCCGGAACTGCCCAAGGAGGCCTACCGGCTGACCTTCGCCGACAACGAGCCGGCGCCGGTCCGCCGCCTGAAGGACGGCCTGCTGCGGCCGGACCCGCAACCGACACCGATCGAGGGAAAGACGCTGCCGCTTTCCGAAAAACTGTTCGACGATGACGCCGTCATCCTCGACAGGCCGGCCAGCACCAGCGTGCGCTATGCCGTCGGCCGCGGGCCGGCGATCGAGGTGTCCTGGCAGGGTTTCAACGAGCTGGGCATCTGGTCCAAGCCCGGCGGCGCGCCCTTCCTGTGCATCGAGCCCTGGCACGGCATCGCCAGTCCCGTCGATTTCGACGGCGAATTCGCCGACAAGCCGGGCGTCATGCTGATCGAGCCAGCCGGCCGGCGCGTG
- a CDS encoding Bax inhibitor-1/YccA family protein codes for MNSPNLGYRTGAGVQAGAVYDQGLRKHMLRVYNYMGLGLVVTGLVAFFVASTPALYVPIFSSPLKWVVMLAPLAFVMLFSFRMQTMSASGAQAMFWAFCAVMGLSLASVFLVFTSTSIARTFFIAATMFGATSLYGYTTRRDLTQFSSFLIMGLIGVVIASLVNLFLGSTALQFAISVIGIAVFVGLTAWDTQTIKEQYAENFDAESQQKLAVFGAFSLYLNFINIFQLLLNFTGERE; via the coding sequence GGGATACCGAACGGGCGCCGGCGTGCAGGCCGGAGCCGTCTATGACCAGGGCCTGCGCAAGCACATGCTGCGCGTCTACAACTATATGGGCCTCGGCCTCGTCGTCACCGGCCTCGTCGCCTTCTTCGTGGCCTCGACACCCGCGCTCTATGTGCCGATCTTCTCCAGCCCACTGAAATGGGTGGTGATGCTGGCGCCGCTCGCCTTCGTCATGCTCTTCTCGTTCAGGATGCAGACCATGTCGGCCTCGGGCGCGCAAGCGATGTTCTGGGCCTTCTGCGCCGTCATGGGCCTGTCGCTTGCCTCGGTGTTCCTGGTCTTCACCTCGACCAGCATCGCGCGCACCTTCTTCATCGCCGCCACGATGTTCGGCGCCACCAGCCTCTACGGCTACACGACCAGGCGCGACCTGACGCAGTTCTCGTCCTTTCTGATCATGGGCCTGATCGGCGTGGTCATCGCCAGCCTGGTCAACCTGTTCCTCGGCTCGACCGCGCTGCAGTTCGCCATCTCGGTGATCGGCATTGCCGTCTTCGTCGGCCTGACCGCCTGGGACACGCAGACGATCAAGGAGCAGTATGCGGAGAATTTCGACGCGGAATCGCAGCAGAAGCTCGCCGTCTTCGGCGCCTTCTCGCTCTATCTGAACTTCATCAACATCTTCCAGCTGCTCTTGAATTTCACCGGTGAGCGCGAATAA